A window of Rubricoccus marinus contains these coding sequences:
- a CDS encoding TonB-dependent receptor, translating to MTRLLPLLALLLLASGASAQEVTGRVLDSETDAPIPGATVRVDGTARGAAADADGRFRLALQRGDTILLVTAIGYAPERVHVHGTQPLAIRLAPEATQFDGVTVEGEHTVAGAPSAPTRTPGTTEDLLGRLPGVNMIQRANFASEPVVRGYQGGQISLTIDGMPVYGACVDKMDPASSYVEPENLRAVSVSKGASDLASGSQIGGSVDLATQRPTFGAPLAMQAESGVESNGMARRVRGAASGSIGPLALRVSGSYRGSGDYAPGGGETIETSGYEKRNLAAAASLRLGRAHQLTAQLITDDAWLIGYPALLMDAVLAQARIGSLGYEGSAPGLHHLEAKLYANRVDHYMDDRNRNVLAREVMRGMYMPMGGYTEVVGAQAEGMTVFGATGLTLTADAHRLRQFGDMTMYSLYPGIRDMVLLNVGDVTALNGSLTLKAERPLADRLTVSASARVDGTARDVSLEAMRQLFERRTGSSDVARQRLVPSVNAMASYSLTLQTHLRLTLADAGRLPTVVEQYGHYVYNYVDGYFYTGDPDLKTERSRQIELGVAHAGSRIALEASAYAHQLSNIVVGLADRDVVAGLAGSTYRFRLYDNVDSGWMAGGEISALAPLGGGLEAVASVSAAYGQNTTLDEPLPMIPPVGGVLALRYDRRPLFAEVETRWALAQNRVSRFTYGERATDGFAVFALRTGWRPASGALSSLRLQAGVENVLDTFYQEHLAISDLAARGRSAYLTVGVDL from the coding sequence ATGACCCGCCTCCTCCCTCTCCTCGCGCTCCTCCTGCTCGCCTCTGGCGCCTCCGCGCAAGAGGTCACCGGCCGCGTGCTGGACTCCGAGACCGACGCCCCCATTCCCGGCGCGACGGTCCGCGTGGACGGCACCGCCAGAGGCGCCGCTGCCGACGCGGACGGCCGCTTCCGCCTCGCGCTCCAACGCGGCGACACCATTCTCCTCGTCACCGCCATCGGCTACGCGCCCGAGCGCGTGCACGTCCACGGAACGCAGCCTCTGGCGATCCGCCTCGCGCCAGAGGCCACGCAGTTCGACGGCGTGACGGTTGAGGGCGAGCACACGGTCGCGGGCGCCCCCTCGGCGCCGACGCGGACGCCAGGGACGACCGAGGACCTCCTCGGCCGGCTGCCCGGGGTGAACATGATCCAGCGCGCCAACTTCGCCTCCGAGCCCGTCGTGCGCGGCTACCAGGGCGGGCAGATCAGCCTCACCATCGACGGGATGCCGGTCTACGGCGCGTGCGTGGACAAGATGGACCCGGCCTCCAGCTACGTCGAGCCCGAGAACCTGCGCGCCGTCTCGGTCTCGAAGGGAGCCTCGGATCTCGCCAGCGGCTCCCAGATCGGCGGGTCGGTGGACCTCGCGACGCAGCGCCCTACGTTCGGCGCGCCTCTGGCGATGCAGGCCGAGAGCGGCGTCGAGTCCAACGGCATGGCGCGACGCGTGCGTGGTGCCGCGAGCGGCAGCATCGGGCCTCTGGCGCTGAGGGTCAGCGGCTCCTACCGCGGCTCTGGCGACTACGCGCCGGGCGGCGGCGAGACGATCGAGACCTCGGGCTACGAGAAGCGCAACCTCGCCGCGGCGGCCTCGCTGCGCCTCGGCCGCGCCCACCAGCTCACGGCGCAGCTTATCACAGACGACGCGTGGCTCATTGGCTACCCGGCGCTGCTCATGGACGCCGTGCTCGCGCAGGCGCGCATCGGAAGCCTCGGATACGAAGGCAGCGCCCCGGGCCTCCACCACCTCGAGGCCAAGCTCTACGCCAACCGCGTGGATCACTACATGGACGACCGCAACCGGAACGTGCTCGCGCGCGAGGTGATGCGCGGGATGTACATGCCGATGGGCGGCTACACCGAGGTGGTCGGCGCGCAGGCCGAGGGCATGACGGTGTTCGGCGCGACGGGCCTGACGCTCACGGCCGACGCCCACCGCCTCCGCCAGTTCGGCGACATGACGATGTACAGCCTTTACCCCGGAATCCGGGACATGGTGCTGCTCAACGTCGGCGACGTGACGGCGCTCAACGGCTCGCTCACGCTCAAAGCCGAGCGGCCTCTGGCGGACCGCCTCACGGTCTCGGCCTCGGCTCGCGTGGACGGGACCGCGCGCGATGTGAGTCTGGAGGCCATGCGCCAGCTCTTCGAGCGCCGCACCGGCTCGTCGGACGTGGCGCGCCAGAGGCTCGTGCCGAGCGTGAACGCGATGGCGAGCTATTCGCTCACGCTCCAAACGCACCTCCGCCTCACGCTCGCGGACGCGGGCCGCCTGCCGACCGTCGTGGAGCAGTACGGCCACTACGTCTACAACTACGTGGACGGCTACTTCTACACCGGCGACCCGGACCTGAAAACGGAGCGGAGCCGCCAGATCGAACTCGGCGTCGCGCACGCAGGCTCGCGCATCGCGCTAGAGGCCTCAGCCTACGCGCATCAATTGTCCAACATCGTCGTGGGCCTGGCCGACCGCGACGTGGTGGCGGGCCTCGCCGGCTCCACCTACCGCTTCCGGCTCTACGACAACGTGGACAGCGGCTGGATGGCGGGCGGCGAGATCAGCGCACTCGCGCCGCTGGGCGGCGGCCTCGAAGCCGTCGCGAGCGTGTCCGCGGCCTACGGCCAGAACACGACGCTCGACGAGCCTCTGCCGATGATTCCGCCCGTCGGCGGCGTCCTCGCGCTGCGCTACGACCGACGCCCGCTCTTTGCCGAGGTCGAGACGCGATGGGCGCTCGCCCAGAACCGCGTCTCGCGCTTCACCTACGGCGAGCGCGCCACGGACGGCTTCGCCGTTTTCGCCCTCCGTACAGGATGGCGGCCCGCCTCTGGCGCCCTGAGTAGCCTCCGTCTCCAGGCGGGCGTCGAGAACGTGCTGGACACCTTCTACCAGGAGCACCTCGCGATCTCGGACCTCGCCGCCAGAGGCCGCAGCGCGTACCTCACGGTGGGCGTCGACCTGTAG
- a CDS encoding endonuclease domain-containing protein — MRRFNRKAQKPIRQHLRREATPAERALWTGLRNKALGVRFRRQHGVGRYVLDFYCPEVRLAVELDGAAHDSPEAQDYDDARTRWLGETHGIRVLRFENRTVFEQPDDVLAAIRRAVAEAPEVSGELRKT; from the coding sequence ATGCGACGGTTCAACCGCAAGGCTCAGAAGCCCATTCGGCAGCACCTCCGCCGCGAGGCGACACCTGCCGAGCGGGCGCTGTGGACGGGGTTGCGCAACAAGGCGCTGGGCGTGCGGTTCCGGCGCCAGCACGGCGTCGGGCGGTACGTGCTGGACTTCTACTGCCCTGAGGTCCGCCTCGCAGTGGAACTGGACGGCGCCGCTCACGACTCCCCAGAGGCACAGGACTACGACGACGCGCGGACACGGTGGCTCGGTGAGACGCACGGGATCCGCGTGCTCCGCTTCGAGAACCGGACGGTGTTCGAGCAGCCGGACGATGTGCTCGCGGCGATCCGGCGGGCGGTAGCGGAGGCGCCAGAGGTCTCTGGCGAATTGCGAAAGACATAA
- a CDS encoding DUF5715 family protein produces the protein MPTRPADPHRRHPARSIAGWILTLSLVLAGVGWIGASGDSLASALSPEALMSDADREALVDARADFAATLAERESAFAAIDSLTGRETRLLRRSLNRSHVSTARRLGIDPEAPEAEAREDLEWLAFENPYYVARRGHLTPDALAALDSIGVRFQSRLAEAGLPAYRFVVSSAHRSAEYQAELRQRNSNAASGTSSHQFGTTFDIAYRRYRYRYTPAQPLARPVLPDSVSVLARGHLSRELDAMERAWADRMAHEYAGILEAELGRALIELENEGVLLTLREVRQPCFHVTVAKPLASAGGSA, from the coding sequence GTGCCGACCCGACCCGCCGATCCCCACCGACGCCATCCCGCCCGCTCCATCGCTGGATGGATCCTCACGCTTTCGCTCGTCCTCGCCGGAGTCGGCTGGATCGGCGCCTCTGGCGACTCGCTCGCGTCCGCGCTCTCGCCAGAGGCGCTGATGAGCGACGCCGACCGCGAAGCGCTCGTGGACGCCCGCGCCGACTTTGCCGCGACGCTCGCCGAACGCGAGTCGGCCTTTGCTGCGATCGACTCGCTGACGGGCCGCGAGACGCGCCTCTTGCGCCGCTCGCTCAACCGCAGCCACGTCTCCACCGCCCGCCGCCTGGGCATCGATCCCGAGGCGCCAGAGGCCGAGGCGAGGGAAGACCTGGAGTGGCTCGCGTTCGAGAACCCGTACTACGTGGCCCGGCGCGGGCACCTCACGCCGGACGCCCTCGCGGCGCTGGACTCCATCGGCGTGCGCTTCCAGTCCCGTCTGGCCGAGGCCGGTCTGCCCGCGTACCGCTTCGTGGTCTCGTCCGCGCACCGGAGCGCCGAGTACCAGGCGGAGCTGCGCCAGAGGAACTCGAACGCCGCCAGCGGCACCTCCAGCCACCAGTTTGGGACCACGTTCGACATCGCTTACCGCCGCTACCGCTACCGCTACACGCCCGCTCAGCCTCTGGCGCGGCCGGTGCTCCCGGACTCGGTCTCGGTTCTCGCCAGAGGCCACCTCTCGCGCGAGCTGGACGCGATGGAGCGCGCCTGGGCCGACCGCATGGCGCATGAGTACGCGGGCATCCTGGAGGCCGAACTGGGCCGCGCGCTGATTGAGTTGGAGAACGAGGGCGTGCTGCTCACGCTCCGCGAGGTGCGCCAGCCGTGCTTCCACGTGACGGTCGCGAAGCCTCTGGCGTCGGCGGGCGGATCGGCGTAG
- the asd gene encoding archaetidylserine decarboxylase (Phosphatidylserine decarboxylase is synthesized as a single chain precursor. Generation of the pyruvoyl active site from a Ser is coupled to cleavage of a Gly-Ser bond between the larger (beta) and smaller (alpha chains). It is an integral membrane protein.), translating into MSAFVRLQKILPQHGLSRAIGRLAASEAPWVRGPLIRAFAKAYDVDMAQAERPDLADYRSFNDFFSRALTPDARPIDPAPEAIVSPADGAVSQTGTIREGKLLQAKGIQYSFRALADVCAWPSFEGGAFATVYLSPSDYHRVHLPLAGRLVRTVAIPGKLFSVNATTEAGVQGLFAVNERLVMEFETEHGRMLVIMVGAMVVASIETVWDGPASPYRQRQITEHDLAFETGAEIGRFLLGSSVVLAFEKDRAILDPALAAGTVLRMGERIGTGA; encoded by the coding sequence ATGAGCGCGTTCGTCCGGCTTCAGAAGATCCTCCCCCAGCACGGCCTCTCGCGCGCGATCGGCCGCCTTGCCGCATCCGAGGCCCCGTGGGTGCGCGGCCCGCTGATCCGCGCCTTTGCCAAGGCCTACGACGTGGACATGGCGCAGGCCGAGCGGCCGGACCTCGCGGACTACCGCTCGTTCAACGACTTCTTCAGCCGCGCCCTCACGCCCGACGCGCGCCCCATCGACCCCGCGCCAGAGGCCATCGTCAGCCCTGCCGATGGGGCGGTCAGCCAGACCGGCACCATCCGGGAGGGGAAGCTTCTCCAAGCCAAGGGCATCCAGTATTCCTTCCGCGCCCTTGCCGACGTATGCGCGTGGCCGTCTTTCGAGGGCGGCGCCTTTGCCACGGTCTACCTCTCCCCCAGCGACTACCACCGCGTGCACCTGCCTCTGGCGGGCCGCCTGGTGCGGACGGTCGCGATCCCGGGCAAGCTGTTCTCCGTCAACGCCACGACCGAGGCGGGCGTCCAGGGCCTGTTCGCGGTCAACGAGCGGCTGGTGATGGAGTTCGAAACCGAGCACGGCCGGATGCTCGTCATCATGGTGGGCGCGATGGTGGTCGCGAGCATCGAGACGGTTTGGGACGGCCCGGCCTCGCCCTACCGCCAGAGGCAGATCACCGAGCACGACCTCGCGTTCGAGACCGGCGCCGAGATCGGGCGTTTCCTGCTCGGCAGCAGCGTCGTCCTCGCGTTCGAGAAGGACCGCGCGATCCTGGACCCGGCGCTGGCCGCGGGCACCGTTCTCCGCATGGGCGAGCGCATCGGCACGGGCGCGTAA
- a CDS encoding LacI family DNA-binding transcriptional regulator, with product MRVTIRDVARQAGVSISTVSRVLNDTCAVNEEKRRLVIDAAETLGYTPNPAARSLLSKQTGGLGVLLPFMSGEFFSELLNGLDEAAQENDLFLLVSTSHRRPAEFQKAMQALDKRVDGLIVMAPELDASGTASILKTETPVVLINTYAEGVTADVFNFDNFEGARALTRHLLDVGHRRIALIQGPLHSGDARQRADGYRAAMAGAGAEPLAVAGGYTREAGAEAAQALAGLDPLPTAVIAANDYCAMGVISALRDLGISIPDKIAVAGFDGLASAQYTFPPLTTVRVPIAEIGARAVYRLVERLRGDASPLQQHTVPVEVIVRESTARLSPA from the coding sequence GTGCGAGTCACCATCCGCGACGTTGCCCGCCAGGCGGGCGTTTCCATCTCCACCGTTTCGCGCGTCCTCAACGACACGTGCGCGGTCAACGAAGAGAAGCGCCGCCTCGTCATCGACGCCGCCGAAACGCTCGGGTACACGCCCAACCCGGCCGCCAGGAGCCTCCTGAGCAAGCAGACCGGAGGGCTCGGCGTTTTGCTCCCGTTCATGAGCGGGGAGTTCTTCTCCGAGCTCCTCAACGGCCTGGACGAAGCGGCTCAGGAAAACGACCTCTTCCTCCTCGTCTCCACCTCGCACCGCCGGCCAGCCGAGTTCCAGAAAGCCATGCAGGCGCTGGACAAACGGGTAGACGGCCTCATCGTGATGGCGCCGGAGCTCGACGCCAGCGGCACCGCCTCCATCCTCAAAACGGAGACGCCGGTCGTGCTCATCAACACCTATGCCGAGGGCGTCACGGCCGACGTGTTCAACTTCGACAACTTCGAGGGAGCTCGGGCGCTCACCCGCCATCTCCTCGACGTGGGCCATCGGCGGATCGCCCTGATCCAGGGACCGCTCCACTCGGGCGACGCCCGCCAGCGTGCCGACGGCTACCGCGCCGCGATGGCCGGGGCCGGCGCCGAGCCTCTGGCGGTGGCCGGCGGGTACACCCGAGAGGCCGGGGCCGAGGCCGCGCAGGCCCTCGCCGGGCTGGACCCTCTGCCCACAGCGGTGATCGCCGCCAACGACTACTGCGCGATGGGCGTCATCAGCGCCTTGCGTGACCTGGGGATTTCGATCCCGGACAAGATTGCCGTCGCGGGCTTCGATGGGCTCGCCAGCGCGCAGTACACCTTCCCGCCGCTCACGACCGTCCGCGTGCCCATCGCCGAGATCGGCGCGCGTGCCGTCTACCGCCTCGTGGAACGGCTCCGCGGAGACGCGTCTCCGCTTCAGCAACACACCGTCCCGGTCGAGGTCATCGTGCGGGAGTCCACGGCGCGGCTGAGCCCCGCCTAA